Below is a genomic region from Rhinatrema bivittatum chromosome 8, aRhiBiv1.1, whole genome shotgun sequence.
TATTTTCCTTTCCAACTGTTTTAATTGTTACccctgttattatgtaaaccgatgtgatatccatttgaatgtcggtatataaaaattctaaataaataaaataaataaattgtacagatttataaagttgaactacttttgctcgcagatGCTTTGACAGTTCTGTTGCTTGCCCCATGCTTCACTAACCCAAGACAGTGCAGCCCTAGATGAAATGAACAaaggtttctcaagagctaagaaactcattgactttTTATAGATAGACtaaattacaatcaaacaaggcacaggtgtggatacctgcccttcattgccatctcaacatttgtgtgtcaacttgagtgtatatcaTCAGCCCACACactcaagggtatgcaaacttttgaacaggaccattttattatttcctttattgttatggtttgtttcataattgtgctattctgtgatgcataatggtttaatttgaaacacattaaaaataaaagacgtgttttgtctggtcattcatgttttcttataaagctatacatcttacaaattctgctaggggtatgtaaacttatgatcacAACTGTAATATCTCATTTCAAAACAGCCTTTCCTGCTTCCCAGAAGGTGACCTTGTCAATATCAGGCTTAAGATTGCAATTAGCAtacagataaattttaaaagacgTGCATGTGCGCCCAGAGCTGGTGTTCACTGTTTTTGCTGCCCTATtcgaacaattattgtgctgcccctcccccccgcttCAGTCTCTGTctcgggcctgccaaaaaaagcccagctccttccagcgaCCTAAACTTTAAAACTGTCTCTCCTCTACCCGCctggtcttcaccccctcccttgGAACCCGtttctggtgcaagagtattaggtgccctagccAAATCTTATACCTTTGCACCCTGCCTCATACTCTCTCCATgtacacagttaaaaattatgcattcgttattcaggttttacatgaaaaagaatattcaaagtacaatcttctgaggtaaaaaaatatcacaagtatttgcatgcatttctttgatgccaaccagaaaacactaaaaaaaaaaaaaaaaaaaaagacacttggaaaccatatggcattagggctactgtagTGCATtttaggtgtgggcttgaccttCAAAAAGCGAtgaataaattacaattaaaatataataaacccaccgcaccaaaacagcactaactgtcagcacttaaaaaaacaacaactaccCTACCTAtggaaaaggcaacaatgcaaatactacaccacaccctaaaacaccaatacacctcctattaagaaaacagaagaaaccaagctgTCATAGAttcctacacgctagcagaatacccctCCTTGGACAAAcatgcagaccctcaccaaatacagaataaagagaccataaattataaatagaaacatgcaggcaaaacctgaataggaaaaccgcaacaagtcatactctatgcagtgtaacaatggaaaaacagaaaccaccacCAATCCTCAGACATTAAACAATAATAAACTCTCAAcaaactaactctaaacccaaAATAAACTGAAATTGTGAGGTTAAGGAGAGATACAACGATAATCAAACCGCCAACACTAGACctaggaattattattattactccTTCAGATCAAGTACGAGACCTAAGAATACAAATTGATGAGAACTTCaccatgaaaaagcatataaacaaattaataaaaacaggatacaccaagctgagaatattacacaGACTGAAACCTCTACTAGCAATACAGGATTtccgcactgtcttacaaacactaatattttcaaaattagactactgcctACCTTCAAGCTTACTAAAACCAGTACAGCTActgcaaaatgcctctgctagactattactagggacaaggaaatgtgaccacatcactcccttGCTGATGAcattgaactggatcctgtacaatccagaattcattataaagaaTTAACCCTAATTTTCAATATCGGCAAAAATCCTGacccatgcttattaggagtgacacttcaaccctATACATCACTGAgaaccctaagatcacaaaacaaggGACTTCTATTGGTGCCTTCTACTCAGAACACACATCTAACATAAGTAAgggaccaaatgttttccatagcagacccaagttgtggaactcccttctAGAGTCATTAGGCCAGAGAACAGATAGAAAGAATTTCAAATGTGAACTGAAagcatggctctttagaaaagcttatGATTTAACATAAGATACCAACATACTGAAAACCTCAATGGTAGTGaagtgagcaataagtaatgattGATGTAAAATGTATAGGTAGTTGAATCAGAATCTGCATTTGCTGCAATACCAACTTTGAAAATGTACGAATATGATGTCTATAAATCCACTGTCATGCTGAGCAAGAATATGTAGGAACAGGAATAAGAACATATATCTGCTGTGGTTTTGACCTAGATTATGAATGCTGGCACAGAATTTGATTGTTAAACAAGAATATGAacgatgattttgtaaaccgttgtgatcttattctggaaggacggtatataaaaagctcaaataaataaataagtatcatcaagaaatataataaatacattaatcataatagtataaacataccaataaaaagaatatttcaaaacagctgatgaaagaaagatccaataattaaaaactcaaacactttgttttaaatttctcaaacaccaatacaatattttcaaacagcagactcatcaaacatgcaaaaattaaaactaataaggttaaaataattcacactctccatacctggaatcttttgatttccagtcactctgaaagTGTACtggattagtgagagagggatgcataaactttctccattctctttcatagatatatatatctatacatacacatacatacatacatacatacactttctccctcatacacgcacatgctccctctttctaaCACATTCTcagacacatacatgctcacatatGCTTCCTCCTACATATACGTGTTCACACACAGAAGATCGCTCTCAGATGTACATGCTCAGACGCACACCCGCTCAAAAGCACATGCACAAAGAGAACCCCTATGCATCAATATCTCAACTTTTCCTAATATAAAATGAagaatttactttaaaaaaaaaaaaaaacaccccaaaaaccCCCAAACTATTTGGGACCTCTTATTCCATCATCccctagagcttgcatctgtctcagtgttttctcacacacacaagctccctttcacacacatacccacacacacacacacacacacacacatgctcagacaccgacacacagacacatgcttaCACCAAggcttctcccagcagccctggcCCTCCACTTCTGCTGCGAGGTGGATTGGAAACTGCCTCGTGGCTTTTTTTCCTTATGGTCGCCTGGGAACCACGTGGTCCTGCAGGTCCTCATCTAGCCGTGCGGCCCTGTGGCTCTTCCTCCCCTTCGCCGCGCGGCATGCTGGGAACTGCCACATGGCTGGCCCCCTGCAATTCTTTTATCCTTGCCACGTGGCTCTACAGGGCGGCTCCTCTTCTTCTTTGGCATGCGGCAGCTGGGAAATTGCTGCACGGCCCTGCAACTCTCTCATCTTGGCCACGTGGCGGGCTGCAAACATCACGCGGCCTtatggctcctcctcttcttcgccGCGATCGTGCAGCTCTTCTTCATCAAATGGACTGCCATGCGACCCTGCAACTTCCTCCTTTTCTTTGCGGGGCCTTGCGGATTCTCCTCAGGCCGCTGCGCTGTGCAAGTGCACGGCTAGCACAGTGGGTTGCACTGTCCCTGCGTGCGCCCATAAATGCATATATTGGCACGCGAGCAGAGGATACACttcattttatatcatgcatgcaagtacaccccgtatcatttaaaatatccctgccacgcctatgtgtgcagcctttacgcgcatattttaataacatgtgcacacaagtGATTATatggttgggggagagggagagggggggagagggagagagacacacaatctgacactctatatatctcccactgtaagaggggcacttttacaaggatctacagacccttgcgccctaggcaaaccaatgtaactcccccccccaaaacccaccctcagtgaaaatgcccctcttacagtgagatatatagagtgtcaggttgcctctcattctctctcacacacattcgcatgtatggggctgtttttgggcaagcaatgcttttaaaatctacctatttGAGAGACCAGCAGAATCTGTCTGGACTTGAAGGAGTATTacctctcaaaagctagtcaggAAGTGTCTTACATTAGTCCAATAAGAAGGTATTACTTTATATTATTCTTTGGCGTGTTTCCAAACCAAAATCTTGTATCTTGCACATGAGGTGGTGTTTTAAGGTGAAGGCACCCGAGTCATGATTTTAATTTTATGCCCCACACCCAAAGCTCATTCACTCTAACCCATCCCCTGAGATCATGTCATCACTTCCACAGATAGTTCCGTCAATACCAATGAAGGGAATCAAAGAGAAGATGATATGAACACCCTGAACAGTGAAATCAGTCAAAAAGTGTCTGGAATACAGGACATGAATTCCTTACAACCATATTTGCATTGAATTGAAATGAACATTCTACTTAGGTTAAGAGAACAACAAATACCTAAAGCATTGTGTCTTCTGTTTGAAAACTGCCACTGTAGTCCAGGAGGCAAAATATGCTGCTGTGCCACTCACTTCAGAGGCCGGCACATGAATGTGGCCAAAGTACTTTAACTTTAAAGCGTACAGAAAAAAAGTGACTACTATCATCAGTGCAATGCACAACCTTAGCTAGCCACATACCTATACTCTGCATATACATTCACTATCTTGTATGCTGTGACTCTTAACAGAGTTGAAAGGAAGAATCCCACAAAAATCTAAAGGGCAAGGAATAGAAAGCAGGAAGAAAATGATGATTACATTACAAACTGGAGATTTCTGTCTGCTTACCTAAAGGAGGCCGCCCTTTGTCTGTTCCAGAGCCTGGTTTGTGGTGAGCGATGAGAAGGCACTGGTTATCCTGGAACTGCTGCTGCTGTACAAAGGAGCTGTGCCACATCTCGGTTTCCTTCAAGTGGCTTGGCAAGTCTGGGTTGAAAACTATTACAACCCCATGAGAGTCCTTCATCATAGCTGGCCAGCAAGTttcaaatctttaaaataaagtgAGAGCGTGAAACATCTTGGGGCCTGCACTTTGGGACCAGTTGAGTGTGCTTTTGCACAAGTGTTACCAGTTAACGCTTGGCCGCTGAGAGTCAAAACGTACATCACTGAGAAATGTGAACAAATCTTTCTTGACTTCGGTGAATAAGAGCAGAATAATGGAAACTGCCCTGTATGTGGGCAAAGGGTATATAAGGCAGAGACTTACAACGGAGCTGGCAGGGGACACTCTCAGAAGCCCTCTCTCCAACTGGGTGTTGCAAGTGTGTGGAGTGGACCCCACCCAATATAGTCTCCCGCaggtagggagggagagaagggggaaaagagggaaaagagggAAGGGTAGGGAATGACTAGATTTCTTCTGCTGTATAGTAAACAAGATATATTAGCAAGGACAGCGATAAAATGCAAAGAACCATAAACAATGTTGACAACAATGccaaaaatttattttatatacaagATGTTTTTATATACATAAAGATGCAACTATTCCTGAGATGGCAGTATGATCACTGCCCTTCAATCAAGAAAGACTGTTCAGAATAAAACTGTTGGATAAGTATTCTGTAAGTACTTTAACATGTTAAGTATTAACCCAAAATATGGACAGTAGGTTGAAGAATGTAATGCTTTGTATTCACACTGTCCTATGCAGGTGCCCCTGTTCCTGCTTTCAGGCAGTTGCAAAAAGGTAACCATCTTTTACTTTCAAGGCTGTAGCTGTGTCTTGTTATTCGTGTTTTCCTTTATCAAACTTTTTCTACTCAAGAGTTGTCTTGCAGCTGTCTCCTTCTTTGTCTGAGTAGGTGTACACTCTTTCAGCATGTCTTTCCTGCGAGTTGGTCTACCTGGACTGTAGGCTGTGGTGCAAGTATACTTAGCTCAAAGTCTGTAGCTTTGTTTCTCTCAGCTGGTTCCCATATCTTAGTTCTCTCTAGGTCCTGCAGTCAATGTGGATGCTGGGTCGATGATTTGTTAACTTCTTTCTTCAATGTGTTACCTatgctttaattaaataaaatgggaAGGGACTCACTACACTCTCCATGACAATCTTCCGAAGGTATACTTAAAAGCAATGTTAACTCAATGTGCTCCCAAAGACTTCTTGGCACTGTATTACTagctaaagggaaaaataaaaggataaacaatttttccctattttctgTGCACAGAGAATAAAAAGATGGTGTCTTTTACAGCAGTTGCACTGAATACTCAGTTTGTGTCTGCAGCAGTTTCCTTCCCCTGCACAATAATTGTGAAACAAAGGTAGCTTTGCTGATTGTCCAGTTAACTTGGATTTCCTCTGCTAAGGATTATCAAATTCTGCTGTTGTCCTGGGTAAAGTATAACAGGTCTCTGAGGTTGCTGCAGCCTTTACCGCTGACTGGCTGTGTTAAAACTCAATCTCACACAGtctcaaagatacatttttttaaattattctggAATAACAATAGTAAATTCTTTCTGTAAAGGATTCCCACAGATAAACTTGGACCTCTCAACAGAACAGATGGTATCAAATGTTCACTTTCAAATTCTTCAACCATAAAAATTATACAATCCTGTCTTAATGAGCTGAATTTGAATAAACACGTGTTTTCAGCTGGACGATCATCATTAACTAACTCTTGATTTTTATCCTCCATATTCAGCAAAAGCAATAAACCAAATATATTTGTTGTTTTGTAGTATCTTCATTTTGTTACTGGAGCAGGTCCTGTGGAATggcaggaacaatgctccaggtctggttttcagctgtttttccttctttgctttctttctctcttttactttCTTATTCAAGAAAGCCagttggactctctacctgggtaacatcaagctaggttgagagaaccttgcccaaatctcatcttggagtgagtttcctcactccgaaggccagcaaatcttcacaagagaccactgttctgttcgtaggtgtcacgtagaatgtcaaagtggtccctaaccccctacactcttacctaatccccacctcgagttactaggtgggcctaccatagggatacaaatacttagctatgggccatgatattatggccaggctctctctctctccgcccctaactcctcctattttctgaatttgcatcgcaccatatgatatggtgcgatcgcatgcagtaaacacgttttcacatgcggtaagggcctattgcatgcgttaatggagcttttcacatgcgataagcccttaacgcatgcgaaaacgccttatcgcattttgaaaaatgaccccctaaaattGATGAATCAAGAAAATTCTTGCGGGTTCATCAAATTAGTACTCAAACTACGTTTTTAAAGTTTGTACACCTCTAATATAACATCTCAGGTTTCCTTTTAGAAGTATACAAGGAGTCGTCGTACCTTGGTATACAAGAAGtttaaatgaaaaaggaaaaagattaaAACAGCTGAGCTACTGCTATGATAATCTGCAGTTATACCAGTGCAATACTATTTTCTGACAGTACAGTCTAACTTCCTATGCACAGTATGGTACAGGTGGTAACAAACATATTGACTACAGATATGATAAGACTCACCTTGGATCTCCTCCACAGTCCCACAGTTCAACTTCACACCCTGAACTTTTGTTGCTACCATTTACATTTGGTACATTTGAACTTTCAAATTCTAGGATCCTATAAAAATAATCATATGTAAGTGAGTTTCAATTCTCTCCcagcacaaattaaaaaaaaaaaaaccaacaaccctTGGAAATTGTTAATGATGAATTACTAGTTCCAGCAATTGCACAATGGGCAATGAACAAGGAATTTGCAATGAAGATGAGGAAGCTGTTATTTATTAAGTTAGTTGACTTTATTTCTGAATAAGAGTGAAATACACACTTCAGTACATGAAGCACATTAGCACTGCactaaatataaaagaaaaatagggaCCAGAAATAAGTTACAGAGTTCTGGTCAGTGTGTTCCCCACAAATCTAATGTCCAACAaaccttttaaatattaaaagagCAGAGTTTTtactggggattttttttaatgtattaataTTTCTTTCCCTGGATCTAACATAAGATTAGGGCTTTGATCTTATTTTCTGTAATTGTTtaccagcagagagagagaggcattaaAAATTGTGATGGAATTTTAAAATGCATGGGATGGGACAGGCCTAGACCACGGGGGCAAGGGGATGGTGTAGGAGTAACAGGTAGAAGTGATGAAAGAAAGATATACTTGGGGAACAGTTATGGAGAGCATTGGTGGGAACAGGGTTGAGAGGTTGAGTGAGGGATATGGGTAGAAGGAGCTGGTTAAGTAATCTCGATCTGGGCAGACCATTTACTATGATCTCTTACTACTGTATAATACAAATAttgaggatccctgctggctagagaaaagaaatgaacaaatGGAGCAACTTTTCTATTACACTtgaagtttacatttctgcttgggggtaGTTGCTATTACCCCagaaatcttgctgggcagactagaaggaAGGACCATTTTGATATTTATCTGCCATTTTTCACTATACACCAAACCATTCTAGCTGTGGTTCCTACATGGCTTTAACAGTTTATGTTGTGATGCCATGCTAATACTTTTGTTGCTGCTTTTCATTAATTTGTAAGACTTTTATTCCTGATTAGCAGTCAGTAAATTAAATGTCAGTCCCTCTCTTCTGCACAGAATAAAATGCCATTTTTTgagtattttctttttctaatcttACCTTACCCCTTGAGTTGGGTTGTATTCCCCACCCACAGTTTCTGTTGCATCTGAGAGAAAGTTAGCCAAAACTGTTTTCCCACTCTACAAAAAGcatgaacaaaaaataaaaatgttagccAAGATacagctcaaaatatttaaaaatatacagcTTAAAAGCACATAAAATACTTCACATTATATTATTTGTCTGCTGAACCCATTCCCAGATTTTGTTTGGACAGTAAGTATATCAACGTCATCATCCAAGCAGAAATCTGCCTCCACAGGCTGCTTTATATACAGGTGATCAATAAAAAGGCATAAAGCATCCTGCACAGTTCAATATATCTGTCTGAACTGGGTTCAAAGAAATCGAACTCCATTTTTCAACTATCGCATGAACTACTTTAAAGAATGAAATCCTGTTATTTTGGACGGGCCTTTCATTTGTCTACTCATCAGATCCAGGTGTGGACGGAGGATTGTGGAGTGGATCTGAGCTGCTTTTAAGTCCTGTGCCGCTGCACGGGGGACGTCATTCTTGCATTTTAGAGACAGAGCGTGCACTCTGGAGAAAAAAAGATTAGCCATAGGTCTAGCCCATAACAGATCTTCCTTTGCGTTCTGTAGCCAGCCCCTGGCGTTGCCCTCAGCGTGTAGCGTAGCTGGTATAAGAGGCGGCGGAGGGACGTGC
It encodes:
- the IFT22 gene encoding intraflagellar transport protein 22 homolog isoform X2 translates to MQQKLWVGNTTQLKGILEFESSNVPNVNGSNKSSGCEVELWDCGGDPRFETCWPAMMKDSHGVVIVFNPDLPSHLKETEMWHSSFVQQQQFQDNQCLLIAHHKPGSGTDKGRPPLATSMTKLKLLHSSLEEDPEDVRTEFLKFLGGVITSLSEVREREEMSIIT
- the IFT22 gene encoding intraflagellar transport protein 22 homolog isoform X1; amino-acid sequence: MFKAKVLLVGPSESGKTVLANFLSDATETVGGEYNPTQGVRILEFESSNVPNVNGSNKSSGCEVELWDCGGDPRFETCWPAMMKDSHGVVIVFNPDLPSHLKETEMWHSSFVQQQQFQDNQCLLIAHHKPGSGTDKGRPPLATSMTKLKLLHSSLEEDPEDVRTEFLKFLGGVITSLSEVREREEMSIIT